Genomic DNA from Mycobacteroides chelonae CCUG 47445:
GGAGAGTCTGGGCCGCGCTTGTCCGGCTGCGGGTCACCATCGGTTATGCGGTTGCGCTGGTAGTAGTCGCCACCGTGCTGGTGGTCGAGGGGCCACGGATGCAAGACCGGGTGATCGCGCATGCGAGCACCAATCTGCACAATCTGCACCAGGGACGTCTGGGCACCCTCATCGGCAGTGCCTTTGTGACCGATGCCGGACCGATCTACCTGTGGCTTCCCGGTTTGATCTGCATCCTTGCCCTGGCTGAACTGCAGTGGCACAGTGGGCGTTTGGCGTTGACCTTCGTGCTCGGTCATATCGGTGCGACCCTCATCGTGGGAGTCGGAACCGCACTGGCCATCTGGATGCACTGGGCCCCGATAACCATCGCGCGGGCAAGCGATGTGGGGATGAGCTACGGGACAGCCGCTGTCGTCGGCGCACTCACCGCATCGATTCCGCCGCGCTGGCGTGGCTCATGGATGTCCGGCTGGATCGTCGTCGGGGCCGTATCCATCGCGTGTAATCAGACGTTCACGGAGGTAGGGCACCTCACTGCACTTCTCCTCGGGATGCTCGCGGCGCACACGCTTTCCCTGCACACACCGCATTGGTCTGTACTCCGATTGCTGCTCTTAGGATTTGGTGGACTATTCGCCCTGATGATGTTCTCCGAGGATGCCCAGACTCTTGCGGCAGCGGTACCCACCGCGATGGCCGCGGTGCTCATCAGTCAATGGGTTAGGTCCCGGCGGGAGCCTCGTGATCAAGTAGCCATCGCTTGATCGGAAGCCCGTAGCGGAAGCCTCCCAGTGCGCCGCCGATGCGGTACACCCGGTGGCACGGGACGAACAGTGCCGCCGCATTCCGGGCGCAGGCACTGGCGGCCGCGCGGACCGCCGCGGGCCGCCCGGCACGCACCGCGAACTCGCTGTACGTGATCGGCGCCTCTGGATCGACCTGTCGCAGTACATCCCAGGCGTGCATGAGGAAGTCTCCGGAACGCTGGGTGACGGGGATCGAGTCGATGGCGGTCACATCGCCCGCGTGGTAGTCGGTGACGGCCTTGGACACCTTGCCGAGATCGCGTTTGCGGTTCAGTTCCCGCGGGCGCAACGTCGGATGTATCAACGCGCGCAATAGCTCGGGGGAGTCCGTCCATCCTGATGCCAGGACCGTCCCCGATCCGTCGACGATGGCGGTGAACGGTCCCACCGGGGTGGTGAGAGTCGAGTAGTCGCTCACGAGATTCCTTTCTGTACGCGAACGCGCGGACGGGGTAGCGCAGTGATTCCCTTGCGCCACAGATGCATAGATACATAGGACCGCCACGGCGAGCAGCCGCGGGCAGCTGCGAGGTCTATACCCTCTGCCGCTGCGCCGCGGCGCAGCACCAGATCGTGCTCGAGGAGAACGTCTGGATCGGCGAGTTGACGCATCACCACGTAGTCAGCGGTCCAAGGTCCGATTCCCTTGATCTCCAACAACTGCCGGCGCATGTCGTCGGGGTTCATCCCGTGATGCAATTCCAGCTTGCCGGTTGCGAGCCTGTCGGCGGCCCCGACGATCGCGGCGATCCGCGCCGCAGGCCCCGCCATCACCTCCGTACCCGCGGCAGCGACCGCTTCGGGGGTGGGAAACAGTCGGGTCACTCGCCCCGTCGTGTCGGCCACCTCCTCGCCGAGTTCGGCAACGAGGTGTGCCGTTGCGGTGTTGGCCGCCGGTACCGAGATCTGCTGTCCGATCATGGTGCGCAACAGGAGCTCTGACCCGTCCACCGTCCCGGGCACCCGGATGCCGGGAGCCTCGGTGACGAGCTGGGCCAGCGCTGGGTGAGACCGCAGTGCGTCATCCACCGCCGCGGGGTCGGCATCCAGGTCAAGAAGATGACGCAGGCGGGCCACCGCGGGCGCGAGGTCACGCATGTCGGAGAGCTGTAGGTCCGCGCGCACCTGATCGACGTCTACCGTCAGCGTCACGACGACAGGACCGTGCGGCATCCTCAGTGCTCGGGTGTACCGTCCCTCGGAAAAGTCCTCGACCTCGCGCGCGCAATGATGCTCCAACAGCCAGGTCGACCAAGCGACGTTATGGGGCTGCCGCAGAGGAAGTTTCAGGCTGACGCCACCGGGCATCGGTGCCGATGTGAGGCTCGCTCCGCGGGGGAGCTCGGCGCGTAGTTTCGACGGTGTCGTCGCGAACACCGCCGCGATCGTGTCGTTGAACTGTCGAATACTGGAAAACCCTGCCGCAAAGGCAATGTCGGACATGGCTAGTTCGGTTCGCTGAATCAGCAGACGTGCGGTGGTGGCGCGATTGGCGCGTGCCAGGGCCAGCGGGCTTGCGCCGAGCTCGGCGAGCAGAACCCTGTTGAGTTGACGACTCGAGTATCCGAGGGCACGAGACAAACCATCCACGCCATCGCGCTCGACTACGCCGTCTCCAATAAGGCGCATAGCTCGGACAGCCAAGTCGGACTTGATATTCCATAATGGCGATCCGGGTGCCGCGTCCGGTAGGCACCGTCGGCAGGCTCGATAGCCCGCGGCCTGCGCAGAGGCGGCGGTGGGATGGAACGAGACATTCTGACGCTTCGGGGTGATGGCCGGGCAGGACGGCCG
This window encodes:
- a CDS encoding rhomboid-like protein; translation: MRRVWAALVRLRVTIGYAVALVVVATVLVVEGPRMQDRVIAHASTNLHNLHQGRLGTLIGSAFVTDAGPIYLWLPGLICILALAELQWHSGRLALTFVLGHIGATLIVGVGTALAIWMHWAPITIARASDVGMSYGTAAVVGALTASIPPRWRGSWMSGWIVVGAVSIACNQTFTEVGHLTALLLGMLAAHTLSLHTPHWSVLRLLLLGFGGLFALMMFSEDAQTLAAAVPTAMAAVLISQWVRSRREPRDQVAIA
- a CDS encoding methylated-DNA--[protein]-cysteine S-methyltransferase gives rise to the protein MSDYSTLTTPVGPFTAIVDGSGTVLASGWTDSPELLRALIHPTLRPRELNRKRDLGKVSKAVTDYHAGDVTAIDSIPVTQRSGDFLMHAWDVLRQVDPEAPITYSEFAVRAGRPAAVRAAASACARNAAALFVPCHRVYRIGGALGGFRYGLPIKRWLLDHEAPAGT
- a CDS encoding Ada metal-binding domain-containing protein yields the protein MELDAEACYRAVQSRDTRFDGQFYTAVRTTGIYCRPSCPAITPKRQNVSFHPTAASAQAAGYRACRRCLPDAAPGSPLWNIKSDLAVRAMRLIGDGVVERDGVDGLSRALGYSSRQLNRVLLAELGASPLALARANRATTARLLIQRTELAMSDIAFAAGFSSIRQFNDTIAAVFATTPSKLRAELPRGASLTSAPMPGGVSLKLPLRQPHNVAWSTWLLEHHCAREVEDFSEGRYTRALRMPHGPVVVTLTVDVDQVRADLQLSDMRDLAPAVARLRHLLDLDADPAAVDDALRSHPALAQLVTEAPGIRVPGTVDGSELLLRTMIGQQISVPAANTATAHLVAELGEEVADTTGRVTRLFPTPEAVAAAGTEVMAGPAARIAAIVGAADRLATGKLELHHGMNPDDMRRQLLEIKGIGPWTADYVVMRQLADPDVLLEHDLVLRRGAAAEGIDLAAARGCSPWRSYVSMHLWRKGITALPRPRVRVQKGIS